TTATTCCCAGCGTAAATGCTATAGGAACGTTAAAGAGGAGGAGTACTATAAAAGTTAGACCGGCATAAAGGAAGGACATGGTTTATCTCCTCCACAAGTTCTTAATTTTTAGAGCAATTTGAGAAAGAAGTGTCAGAGTCATAAGAGTTGTTCCGATAGGAATTGCTACTGCAACTACTGAGTAGCTAAGGAAAAATATCTCTTCAAAAACTCTTCCAGTGTTAGCTAAAACAAGTCGCATTCCTAAGTGGGAAACAATAATTAGAAAAACAATAATGGACGAAGTAGTAATGATTTCTACCAGATTTTTTGTTTTCTCAGATAAGCGCTCGACCAGAAAGCTCATGCCGATGTGTCTGTTGCGACGAAGAGCTCGATCTGCCCCGATGTAAATTAGCCATACAAAAAGACCAGAAGCCAGAGCATTCGTCCAGTTAACAGGGTGACCAACATAGCGTAGAACCGCTGAGACAAAAACCAGACTTACAATTACGAATAAAAGGGCTTGAGAAACAATTATTTCTATACGGTCGAGAATTTCCATTAGCTTTTGCATTTTCTTTCTCCTCTTTATTAAAAAAGTGGGGGCAATGCCCCCACTTTTAAGAGTCTTTTAAAGTTATTGTTTTTTTAGAAAATCCTGAATTTGCCTGCGAAGTTCTTCGTAACCAAGCTTCTGGTAAACCGCTTCAGCGCGCTCTTTAAAGGGTTTAGTGTCCACTTCGCTTATTATGGCCCCTTCTGCGGTCATCTTTGCCTCAAGTTCGTCGAGGCTGTCAAGGAGAAGCTGGGTGGCATAATCACCGGCTTTTTCTGCCTCTTCAAAGAGAATTTGCTGGTATTCCGGTGGAAGTTGATTGAACCATTTTTCGCCCACAACGGGTGCGTTCCAGAGTTGAATATGGCCGGTAAGGGTAATGTATTTGGCCACCTCGTAGAGTTTAGAACCATAGGTTGCTGGATGCTGAGCTTCAGCACCATCTATGACCCCTTGTTGCAGTGCTGTGTAGACTTCTGTCCAGGGCAATGCTACTGGGGTTGCTCCCAGGGCTCTAATAGTTTCCTGCCAGACGGGAGCACCTGGGGTGCGGATTTTGAGCCCTTCGAGATCTTCGGGTTTGGAGATGGGTTTTTTGGTTATGAAGTGACGTCCTCCGGCATACCAGTTGAAAGCAAGCACTACATATCCTTTTTCTTTGCGAAGTTTTTCAAACCATTCTTTGGCAAGGTCTGATTTGAGGAGTTTTTGCATTTCTTCGACGGTATCAGTAAGATATGGACACAAAAGAATTCCAATCTCTGGCACCCAAACTCCCAACCTTCCCGCATCAGTATTTACGCAGATCCCGGCTCCAAGTGCAATCTGCTCAAGTATTTCCTCGTCTCCTCCCAGGATTCCTGCGGGGTAAAGTTCTACTTTAATTTTGCCGTTAGTGCGCTTTTCAACTCCTTCTTTAAACTTTTCATATCCCTTGTAGATGGTATCGTCTTCAGTGATTACCATGGAGACTTTAAGCTCGTAGGTTTTCTCCTGGGATACTGCAGAGAGTGTGATTCCCAACACGAACAAAATCATGATGCTCAATCCCAGTATTACTGAAAAGCGATTGCGCATGATGAGGCACCTCCTCCAGAAGTTTTACCATGAAGTTATAATCAAAAGGAAATTAAAAGAAGCTTTTGGATTCTTTATCACCCCCCGTTTTGAAATATTCTGGATACAGTTTATAAAGGCTCTTCAGTTTAGAGTCTCTGGTGTGCAGGTGTTCCTCAACCAGATTATCAATCCGGCTGGTTTCCTGTTTCAAAATTGTCGAGAGGATTTCCTGATGTTGTTTGACTACTTCTTTTACATTTATGCTCGAGGAAAGCTTTAAGACTCGAATGCGTTTAAAGTCGGCGCTAATTTGAGAAACCAG
This portion of the Thermatribacter velox genome encodes:
- a CDS encoding TRAP transporter small permease, with amino-acid sequence MQKLMEILDRIEIIVSQALLFVIVSLVFVSAVLRYVGHPVNWTNALASGLFVWLIYIGADRALRRNRHIGMSFLVERLSEKTKNLVEIITTSSIIVFLIIVSHLGMRLVLANTGRVFEEIFFLSYSVVAVAIPIGTTLMTLTLLSQIALKIKNLWRR
- a CDS encoding C4-dicarboxylate TRAP transporter substrate-binding protein; this encodes MRNRFSVILGLSIMILFVLGITLSAVSQEKTYELKVSMVITEDDTIYKGYEKFKEGVEKRTNGKIKVELYPAGILGGDEEILEQIALGAGICVNTDAGRLGVWVPEIGILLCPYLTDTVEEMQKLLKSDLAKEWFEKLRKEKGYVVLAFNWYAGGRHFITKKPISKPEDLEGLKIRTPGAPVWQETIRALGATPVALPWTEVYTALQQGVIDGAEAQHPATYGSKLYEVAKYITLTGHIQLWNAPVVGEKWFNQLPPEYQQILFEEAEKAGDYATQLLLDSLDELEAKMTAEGAIISEVDTKPFKERAEAVYQKLGYEELRRQIQDFLKKQ